A region of Nakaseomyces glabratus chromosome M, complete sequence DNA encodes the following proteins:
- a CDS encoding uncharacterized protein (CAGL0M11330g~Has domain(s) with predicted integral component of membrane localization) yields MTIALPGVDGSTAYNYAVRQRNVFRTVFTANVFHISLTHWFLMFCWLNLMWRYYFNHYKDLYKYNRLIASQLSNCMLFGLSDILAQCITCYFSREMDPVPRIIDETVQNLIPYNVMPLPGGIFEANEELLDSDNDDNLSVFNDYGEYDNSNDEIEYNHTEKVATFHFRRWLGFMGWGGFISFFQVPWYIILNTIYTEDPTVVQVLERVLTDQLLYSPVSLYFFFMYSNYVIEQGDRYTFSMKIRRLYVTTLGCNYMIWPMMQFINFLVIPKHYQVPFSSSVGVVWNCFLSMRNAAK; encoded by the coding sequence ATGACCATTGCTCTTCCAGGAGTGGACGGTTCAACTGCTTATAACTATGCAGTACGCCAGCGGAACGTCTTTCGTACAGTCTTCACTGCTAATGTGTTCCATATCAGCTTAACGCATTGgtttttaatgttttgCTGGTTGAATCTCATGTGGAGATATTATTTCAATCATTACAAGGATCTGTACAAGTATAATAGACTAATAGCATCTCAATTGTCTAATTGCATGCTATTTGGGCTGTCTGATATACTTGCACAATGCATTACGTGCTATTTTTCTAGGGAGATGGACCCAGTGCCTCGAATAATAGATGAGACGGTCCAGAATTTGATACCTTATAATGTAATGCCACTTCCTGGGGGTATATTTGAAGCCAATGAAGAGTTACTAGACTCTGACAATGATGATAATTTGTCTGTGTTCAATGACTATGGTGAGTATGATAATAGCAACGACGAGATAGAATACAATCATACTGAGAAAGTGGCCACTTTTCACTTTAGAAGATGGTTAGGGTTTATGGGATGGGGAGgtttcatttcttttttccaGGTGCCATGGTATATTATCTTAAACACAATATATACTGAAGATCCTACGGTAGTTCAGGTCCTTGAGCGGGTTCTCACTGACCAATTGTTATACTCGCCGGTATCCCTatacttcttctttatgTACTCCAATTATGTGATAGAGCAAGGTGACAGATACACTTTTAGTATGAAGATAAGAAGGCTATATGTAACCACCCTGGGATGTAACTATATGATTTGGCCTATGATGCAATTCATCAACTTTTTAGTCATACCTAAGCACTATCAGGTGCCCTTCAGCAGTTCCGTAGGTGTGGTATGGAACTGCTTCTTATCTATGAGAAATGCAGCAAAATAA